One Prunus dulcis chromosome 7, ALMONDv2, whole genome shotgun sequence DNA segment encodes these proteins:
- the LOC117633806 gene encoding beta-galactosidase 3, giving the protein METNSVSKLCLFLGLVCFLGFQLVQCTVTYDRRAIVINGQRRILISGSIHYPRSTPEMWEDLIQKAKDGGLDVVETYVFWNVHEPSPGNYNFKGRYDLVRFLKTIQKAGLYAHLRIGPYVCAEWNFGGFPVWLKYVPGISFRTDNEPFKRAMQGFTEKIVGLMKSEKLFESQGGPIILSQIENEYGAQSKLFGAAGHNYMTWAANMAVGLGTGVPWVMCKEEDAPDPVINTCNGFYCDSFAPNKPYKPTIWTEAWSGWFSEFGGPIHQRPVQDLAYAVARFIQKGGSFVNYYMYHGGTNFGRTAGGPFITTSYDYDAPLDEYGLIRQPKYGHLKELHRAIKMCERALVSADPIITSLGNFQQAYVYTSESGDCSAFLSNHDSKSAARVMFNNMHYNLPPWSISILPDCRNVVFNTAKVGVQTSQMEMLPTNIQMLSWESYDEDITSLDDSSTITAPGLLEQINVTRDSTDYLWYITSVDIGSSESFLRGGELPTLIVQSTGHAVHIFINGQLSGSSFGTRESRRFTYTGKVNLHAGTNRIALLSVAVGLPNVGGHFEAWNTGILGPVALHGLDQGKWDLSWQKWTYQVGLKGEAMNLVSPNSISSVDWMRGSLAAQKQQPLTWHKTLFNAPEGDEPLALDMEGMGKGQIWINGQSIGRYWTAFANGNCNGCSYAGGFRPPKCQVGCGQPTQRVYHVPRSWLKPMQNLLVIFEELGGDPSRISLVKRSVSSVCAEVAEYHPTIKNWHIESYGKAEDFHSPKVHLRCNPGQAISSIKFASFGTPLGTCGSYQEGTCHAATSYSVLQKKCIGKQRCAVTISNSNFGDPCPKVLKRLSVEAVCAPIVSTTVEPNSRG; this is encoded by the exons ATGGAAACCAACTCAGTTTCCAAGTTGTGCTTGTTCCTGGGCTTGGTTTGCTTCTTGGGGTTTCAGCTTGTCCAATGTACTGTCACCTACGATAGGAGGGCCATTGTGATTAATGGGCAAAGAAGAATCCTCATTTCCGGTTCAATACATTATCCCAGAAGCACTCCTGAG ATGTGGGAAGATCTGATACAGAAGGCAAAAGATGGAGGCCTTGATGTGGTTGAAACCTATGTATTCTGGAATGTGCATGAGCCTTCTCCCGGCAAT TACAATTTTAAAGGGAGGTACGATCTGGTGAGATTCCTCAAGACCATACAGAAAGCAGGGCTCTATGCTCACCTTCGCATTGGGCCTTATGTTTGTGCTGAATGGAATTTTGG GGGGTTTCCCGTTTGGTTGAAGTATGTTCCGGGCATCAGCTTCAGAACGGACAATGAGCCTTTCAAG AGGGCAATGCAAGGGTTCACCGAAAAGATTGTGGGACTGATGAAGAGtgaaaaattgtttgaatCCCAAGGTGGCCCCATCATTCTCTCTCAG ATTGAGAATGAGTACGGAGCACAGAGTAAGTTATTTGGAGCGGCTGGCCATAATTACATGACTTGGGCAGCAAATATGGCTGTTGGGTTGGGAACTGGGGTGCCGTGGGTGATGTGCAAGGAAGAAGATGCTCCAGATCCAGTG ATAAACACATGTAACGGTTTCTACTGTGATTCTTTCGCTCCCAACAAACCCTACAAGCCTACGATTTGGACAGAGGCTTGGAGTGGCTG GTTTTCGGAGTTTGGCGGTCCAATTCACCAACGACCAGTTCAGGATTTAGCATATGCAGTCGCTAGATTCATACAGAAAGGAGGATCATTTGTTAATTATTACATG TACCACGGGGGTACTAATTTTGGACGCACAGCGGGGGGCCCTTTCATCACTACCAGCTATGACTATGATGCTCCATTAGATGAATATG GTTTAATCAGGCAACCAAAGTACGGTCATCTAAAGGAGCTTCATAGGGCTATTAAGATGTGTGAACGTGCTTTAGTTTCAGCCGATCCTATCATCACTTCACTGGGGAATTTTCAACAG GCTTATGTATACACTTCAGAATCAGGAGATTGTTCAGCATTTCTTTCAAACCACGATTCCAAGTCAGCTGCAAGAGTGATGTTTAATAACATGCACTACAACCTGCCTCCTTGGTCCATCAGTATCCTTCCTGATTGCAGAAATGTAGTCTTTAACACTGCAAAG GTTGGAGTTCAAACATCGCAAATGGAAATGTTGCCAACAAATATTCAGATGTTATCATGGGAGAGTTACGATGAAGATATTACTTCTCTGGATGACAGCTCAACAATCACCGCTCCTGGTCTCTTGGAACAGATAAATGTCACAAGGGATAGTACTGATTACCTGTGGTACATAACGAG TGTTGATATTGGCTCATCTGAGTCCTTCCTGCGTGGAGGTGAACTCCCGACCCTTATTGTTCAATCAACAGGCCATGCTGTGCACATCTTCATTAATGGACAGCTTTCAG GTTCTTCCTTCGGAACAAGGGAGAGTAGGAGGTTCACATATACTGGCAAAGTCAATCTACATGCAGGAACAAACAGAATCGCACTGCTGAGTGTAGCTGTTGGATTACCA AATGTGGGGGGCCACTTTGAGGCATGGAATACTGGAATCCTTGGCCCAGTTGCACTTCATGGACTAGACCAGGGAAAATGGGACTTGTCATGGCAGAAGTGGACATACCAG GTTGGACTGAAAGGAGAAGCCATGAATCTTGTATCTCCAAATTCTATTTCCTCTGTTGATTGGATGCGTGGATCATTAGCTGCACAAAAACAGCAGCCATTGACTTGGCACAAG ACTCTTTTCAATGCACCTGAAGGGGATGAGCCATTGGCTTTGGACATGGAAGGAATGGGAAAGGGCCAAATATGGATCAATGGGCAGAGTATTGGGAGATACTGGACTGCATTTGCTAATGGTAATTGCAATGGTTGCAGTTATGCTGGAGGGTTTAGGCCTCCAAAGTGTCAAGTGGGTTGTGGCCAACCCACACAACGAGT GTACCATGTGCCTCGGTCTTGGTTAAAACCAATGCAAAATCTGTTGGTAATTTTTGAGGAACTTGGAGGGGATCCCTCAAGAATTTCTCTAGTAAAGAGATCAGTGAGCAGTGTTTGTGCTGAGGTCGCCGAATACCACCCAACAATAAAGAATTGGCACATTGAAAGCTATGGAAAAGCAGAAGACTTCCACAGTCCCAAGGTGCATTTACGGTGTAACCCAGGCCAGGCTATCTCTTC